CGTCGGATAGCGATCATGCACGTTCGTCGAACGCATGGCGCGCGTCGATGGGTCCGTGGTTGTGTCATTCGCAGTGGTCAAGGAATCCTCCCTTCCTACAGATGTGGTGATCTCGACGGTTGTCGAGTCCACCCTCCACCGCTACCAGAGCCGGCCGATCGGGGCATCCCGCCGATGAAAGGAAGTCATGCACGTCTACCGCCATCAGATCCGATATCACGAGACAGATGCGCAGGGATTCCTGTTCAACGCCCGCTATCTCGAGATCGCCGATGTGGCCATGACGGAGTTCCTGCGTGCTCTCGGCCACCGCTTTCAAGACCTCGGCGCCATCGGGTTCGATCCGTCGCTGGTGAAAGCGGAGATCAACTTCCGCAAGCCGACTCATTTCGACGACGTCGTGGA
This genomic window from Gordonia sp. PDNC005 contains:
- a CDS encoding thioesterase family protein yields the protein MHVYRHQIRYHETDAQGFLFNARYLEIADVAMTEFLRALGHRFQDLGAIGFDPSLVKAEINFRKPTHFDDVVDVDVTCSHVGRSSFALRYTMSCAAAPVCDVDITYVNIARDTETSEPLPGVIADALRAHAGQV